A window from Cryptomeria japonica chromosome 1, Sugi_1.0, whole genome shotgun sequence encodes these proteins:
- the LOC131050251 gene encoding cell number regulator 3, which yields MGDSYSESTVNIDVEINNGAQDSSTESPEYPSYPNPDNATTDPSTVSPEYPSYSNPDNGTHPSSTVPPEYPSYPNRNNGTHYSSNLPPKSSPYQNNGTYDASKVSPGYSPAYPNPNNGPYDASKVSPGYSPAYPNPNNGTYNSSRSPPAYPPHPTAYQPPYPPQNSPYPPPSPFAHQPPRQRWSSGLFDCQQDDTNCAATAVSPCITFGQIAEIVDEGQTTCAMAGSMFSIMIACPWIYTFSYRTRLRKKYNLEEAPIMDALVHFLFLPCALCQEYRELKSRGLHPGLGWAGNQERPLPKTGMAAPPSQAMHR from the exons ATGGGAGATTCATACTCAGAATCTACTGTTAATATTGATGTGGAGATCAACAATGGTGCCCAAGATTCATCCACAGAGTCCCCTGAATACCCATCTTATCCCAATCCTGATAATGCCACCACTGATCCATCCACAGTGTCCCCTGAATACCCATCTTATTCCAATCCTGATAATGGAACCCATCCTTCATCCACAGTGCCCCCTGAATACCCTTCTTATCCCAATCGCAATAATGGCACCCATTATTCATCAAATTTGCCCCCCAAATCATCTCCTTATCAAAATAATGGCACTTATGATGCATCCAAAGTGTCCCCTGGATACTCTCCTGCTTATCCCAATCCCAATAATGGCCCTTATGATGCATCCAAAGTGTCCCCTGGATATTCTCCTGCTTATCCCAATCCCAATAATGGCACTTACAATTCATCCAGATCGCCCCCTGCATACCCACCTCATCCCACTGCTTACCAACCTCCTTATCCACCTCAGAACAGTCCTTACCCACCTCCATCTCCATTCGCTCACCAGCCTCCCCGCCAAAGATGGAGCTCAGGCCTCTTCGACTGCCAACAAGATGACACCAATT GCGCAGCAACTGCTGTTTCACCTTGTATTACATTCGGCCAAATTGCAGAGATTGTGGACGAAGGCCAAACTA CTTGTGCCATGGCTGGATCTATGTTCTCCATCATGATAGCATGTCCTTGGATATATACATTCTCATACAGAACAAGGCTAAGAAAGAAATACAATTTAGAGGAAGCTCCAATAATGGACGCCCTGGTTCATTTTTTGTTTTTGCCCTGTGCATTGTGTCAGGAATACAGGGAGCTTAAAAGTAGAGGACTGCATCCAGGCCTTG GATGGGCTGGAAATCAAGAAAGACCACTGCCTAAAACTGGCATGGCAGCTCCACCAAGTCAAGCCATGCATAGATAA